A window of Mucilaginibacter sp. PAMC 26640 contains these coding sequences:
- a CDS encoding gliding motility-associated lipoprotein: MKQVYFLILILAGSLIAGCSTGGAGNGEVVGVRQRAFRATTPLNMVYIKGGTFMMGQTDQDVTFAQTAQTKQASVPPFFMDETELSNTKYKQFVFWVRDSIAISSYLNDQKYYLQPRKGAPADPSGKKYINWNYARQNPIFSSKGKNAGANSQKLQGLYYQGDDRIFDRNEIDVRMLKYNYALVVLRDAANYHNDKTKKRSDFILRDTVPVYPDTLVWLSDFSYAANEPMVEGYFSHPAYRNYPVVGVTWRQARAFTVWRTRLSEAAKHAHGLDPNLPYDLPNEAEFEYAARGGRIGTDYPWGGPYIKNAKGCLMANFKPGRGNYTDDGGAYTVNVRSYFPNDFGLYNMAGNVAEWTMSAYDESASTFVHDLAPTFNYEAKPNDPAVLKRKVVRGGSWKDIGYFLQNSTRTYEYQDTAKSYIGFRCVTHYLGRDIRDKR; encoded by the coding sequence ATGAAGCAAGTATACTTTCTGATTCTAATTTTAGCGGGGTCGCTTATAGCAGGCTGCAGTACCGGTGGCGCTGGTAATGGTGAAGTTGTAGGTGTGCGCCAACGAGCATTTAGGGCCACTACTCCATTAAACATGGTTTATATAAAAGGCGGCACTTTTATGATGGGGCAAACCGATCAGGATGTAACCTTTGCGCAAACCGCACAAACCAAGCAAGCTTCTGTACCGCCATTCTTCATGGATGAAACAGAGCTATCCAATACTAAATACAAACAATTCGTATTCTGGGTACGGGATTCGATTGCCATTAGCAGCTATCTTAACGATCAAAAATACTATTTGCAACCACGCAAAGGCGCACCTGCTGACCCGAGCGGCAAAAAATATATCAACTGGAACTACGCCAGGCAAAACCCTATTTTCAGCAGCAAAGGTAAAAACGCCGGTGCTAACTCACAGAAATTACAGGGGCTTTATTACCAGGGAGATGATAGAATATTTGATCGCAACGAGATTGACGTTCGGATGTTAAAATACAACTATGCTTTGGTTGTGTTGCGCGATGCAGCTAACTATCATAACGACAAAACAAAAAAACGTTCGGACTTTATACTTAGAGATACGGTTCCCGTTTACCCGGATACACTGGTTTGGTTAAGCGATTTTTCATACGCAGCAAATGAGCCAATGGTTGAAGGTTATTTTTCTCACCCGGCTTATCGTAATTACCCGGTGGTAGGTGTTACCTGGCGCCAGGCAAGAGCATTTACGGTTTGGCGCACCCGCTTAAGCGAAGCTGCTAAACACGCACATGGCCTTGATCCGAACTTGCCATATGATTTGCCTAATGAGGCTGAATTTGAATATGCTGCCCGTGGTGGCAGGATTGGTACCGACTACCCATGGGGCGGCCCGTATATTAAAAATGCAAAAGGTTGCCTTATGGCCAACTTTAAACCAGGCCGGGGTAACTATACCGACGATGGTGGTGCGTACACCGTTAATGTAAGATCTTATTTTCCAAATGATTTTGGCTTGTACAATATGGCGGGCAACGTCGCCGAATGGACCATGTCTGCCTATGATGAATCTGCTTCTACATTTGTGCATGATTTGGCGCCAACATTCAATTATGAGGCTAAACCAAACGACCCTGCGGTATTGAAAAGAAAAGTGGTTCGTGGCGGTTCATGGAAAGACATCGGTTATTTCCTGCAGAATTCAACCCGTACCTACGAATATCAGGACACTGCAAAATCTTACATCGGCTTCCGTTGCGTAACCCACTATCTGGGCCGCGATATCAGGGACAAACGTTAA
- a CDS encoding uroporphyrinogen-III synthase: MVLQSKALEDRKKKVKSILVTLPKPENDKNPYAELAKKLNLKIDFRSFIHVEGVPAKDFRKKKINLGDFTAVIFTSRNSADHFFRICEEMRFDVPVEMKYFCLSETIALYLQKYIQYRKRKIFFGKQTAADLAEVLKKHSNEKFLYPCSDVAAEETQKFLLDNGYNFTPAVLFRTVCSDLSDLAEVFYDVIAFFSPSSIQSLYQNFPDFKQNNTRIAAFGATTHKAVLQAGLILDIPAPTPAAPSMTMAIDQYVKQVNK, translated from the coding sequence ATAGTTTTACAAAGCAAAGCATTGGAAGATAGAAAGAAAAAGGTTAAAAGTATATTAGTTACATTACCGAAGCCCGAGAACGATAAGAATCCTTACGCTGAACTGGCTAAGAAACTTAACTTGAAAATTGACTTTAGGTCTTTCATTCATGTTGAAGGGGTACCAGCTAAAGATTTCCGTAAAAAGAAGATCAATCTGGGCGATTTTACCGCTGTTATTTTTACGAGCCGTAACTCCGCCGATCATTTTTTCCGCATTTGCGAGGAGATGCGTTTTGATGTGCCCGTAGAAATGAAGTATTTCTGCTTATCAGAAACCATCGCCCTGTATCTACAAAAGTATATTCAATACCGAAAGCGTAAAATATTTTTCGGTAAGCAGACTGCTGCAGATCTGGCCGAAGTGTTAAAGAAGCACTCGAATGAGAAATTCTTATACCCTTGTTCGGATGTTGCTGCTGAAGAAACCCAAAAGTTTTTGCTGGACAATGGCTACAACTTTACTCCTGCGGTATTATTCCGAACAGTGTGCAGTGACTTGAGCGATTTGGCAGAGGTGTTTTATGATGTTATCGCTTTTTTCAGCCCATCAAGTATTCAATCGCTTTACCAAAACTTCCCCGATTTTAAGCAAAATAATACCCGTATTGCAGCATTTGGAGCAACTACGCACAAAGCTGTATTGCAGGCTGGTTTAATTTTGGATATCCCTGCGCCAACCCCCGCTGCCCCATCTATGACGATGGCAATTGACCAATATGTTAAACAAGTAAACAAATAA
- a CDS encoding flavin reductase, whose amino-acid sequence MGLKTIDASTLTPAEMQGYLHYAIAPRPICFASTINKNGEVNLSPFSFFNVFSINPPICVFSPTSRARDNTIKHTLENVLEVPECVINIVNYDMVQQTYLTSTDYPKGVNEFSKAGFTALASETIRPPRVAESSVQLECVVNDVISLGENGGAGNLVIAEVKRIHINEEILDADGKIDPHKIDLVARLGGDWYCRVTGDNLFKIAKPINYAGMGIGVDAFPKEVKNSSVLTGNNLGLLGLVKTLPSVEEVEAFSTTDEVKNLLDGTLDSQARILRLHLKAKQLLDNGRITDACKVLLM is encoded by the coding sequence ATGGGTTTAAAAACTATTGATGCTTCAACCTTAACACCGGCAGAAATGCAGGGCTATTTGCATTATGCCATTGCACCCCGTCCCATATGTTTTGCATCCACCATTAATAAAAACGGTGAAGTTAATTTAAGTCCGTTTAGTTTTTTCAATGTGTTTAGTATCAATCCGCCAATTTGCGTTTTTTCGCCAACAAGCAGGGCAAGGGATAACACCATTAAACATACGCTTGAAAACGTTTTGGAAGTACCCGAATGTGTGATTAATATTGTGAACTATGATATGGTTCAACAAACCTATTTAACCAGTACAGATTACCCAAAAGGTGTTAACGAGTTCTCGAAAGCAGGTTTTACGGCATTGGCTTCGGAGACGATAAGGCCACCCAGGGTAGCGGAATCTTCCGTTCAGTTGGAATGTGTGGTAAATGATGTGATCTCGTTAGGCGAAAACGGAGGCGCCGGTAATTTAGTTATTGCTGAGGTGAAACGGATTCATATCAACGAAGAGATTTTGGATGCTGATGGCAAAATTGACCCTCATAAAATAGACCTGGTGGCTCGTTTAGGCGGTGACTGGTATTGTAGGGTAACCGGCGATAATTTATTTAAAATTGCTAAACCTATAAATTATGCCGGAATGGGTATCGGCGTAGATGCATTCCCTAAAGAGGTTAAAAACTCCAGCGTGTTAACCGGAAATAATTTGGGGTTATTGGGGCTTGTTAAAACGCTACCGTCTGTTGAGGAAGTAGAAGCCTTTAGTACCACTGATGAAGTGAAAAATCTGCTTGATGGCACCCTCGATAGCCAAGCTCGTATTTTACGTCTGCATTTAAAAGCCAAGCAATTGTTAGATAACGGCCGTATAACGGATGCATGTAAAGTGTTGCTGATGTAA
- a CDS encoding gliding motility protein GldL encodes MAGKKKPYGISNVVSWGATIVIVGLLFKIQHWPYGGTFISIGLIAEAILFFILGFQREEKDIDWIRVYPELDESFSGELPKSSVKPVAIGNNYSNTAALDKMMTEAKIGPELISSLGEGLRSFGDKVNAISRVTDAGDATIAFTNKVKSATASYDSLSLAFDKASANLSDMANTNIDSKTYHEQVTRLATNLTQLNGVYELELQDSSAHLKAMNSFYKNLSSTMNNFNESLDDSRQFKDEVGRLAKNLASLNSVYGNMLTAMNQPRG; translated from the coding sequence ATGGCTGGGAAGAAAAAACCTTACGGTATAAGCAATGTGGTGTCTTGGGGAGCTACTATCGTTATTGTTGGCTTATTGTTTAAAATACAGCACTGGCCATATGGCGGTACTTTTATCTCTATTGGTTTAATTGCTGAAGCAATCCTGTTTTTCATATTAGGGTTCCAAAGAGAAGAGAAAGATATTGACTGGATCCGTGTATATCCGGAATTGGATGAAAGCTTTTCAGGTGAATTGCCGAAATCGTCGGTAAAGCCGGTTGCAATTGGTAACAATTATTCAAATACAGCTGCCCTGGATAAAATGATGACCGAAGCCAAAATTGGCCCGGAATTGATCAGCAGTCTCGGAGAAGGATTAAGAAGCTTTGGCGATAAAGTCAATGCAATATCAAGGGTTACCGATGCAGGTGACGCGACCATTGCCTTTACTAATAAAGTGAAATCTGCAACTGCAAGTTACGATAGCTTAAGTTTAGCATTTGATAAAGCATCAGCTAACTTAAGCGATATGGCAAATACCAATATCGATTCTAAGACTTATCATGAACAGGTAACTAGACTGGCTACCAATCTTACGCAATTGAATGGGGTTTACGAACTTGAATTGCAGGATTCAAGCGCGCATTTAAAAGCGATGAACAGTTTCTACAAAAACCTATCGTCAACCATGAATAACTTTAACGAGTCGCTTGATGATTCAAGGCAGTTTAAAGATGAGGTTGGTCGTTTAGCTAAAAACCTTGCTTCACTTAACTCGGTTTACGGTAACATGCTTACAGCAATGAACCAGCCACGGGGTTAA